One Clostridia bacterium genomic window carries:
- the amrS gene encoding AmmeMemoRadiSam system radical SAM enzyme, with amino-acid sequence MKKAMFWRKKGDSLLCTLCPHRCLIGEGRTGICRQRKNIGGKLYSLNYGNISGMSMDAIEKKPLYHFLPGSSILSVGTVGCNLNCEFCQNWRIAHGKNAETHTISPHKLVEIAQRNGSVGIAYTYNEPSIWYEFVYETSQIAKSEGLVNVLVTNGFISKQPLKSLLPYIDAMNIDVKSFTDTYYNKYCKAELKPVLETVEISALSTHIEITTLIVDGLNDQYNEIDSLTSWLASINKSIPFHLSRYFPNYKMEREATPVDTLVKLKQKAQERLDHVYLGNIWGHDNNTYCPGCNNLLIDRNYQGRVKYIDNGKCEGCGTAIYGIF; translated from the coding sequence ATGAAGAAAGCTATGTTTTGGCGCAAAAAGGGAGACAGCTTACTATGCACGTTATGCCCGCATAGATGCCTAATAGGGGAAGGACGAACAGGAATATGTAGACAGCGAAAGAATATAGGTGGGAAGCTGTATTCTTTAAATTATGGCAATATCAGTGGGATGTCAATGGATGCTATAGAAAAGAAGCCCCTGTATCATTTTTTGCCGGGGAGCAGCATTTTATCTGTAGGTACTGTAGGATGCAATCTGAATTGTGAATTTTGTCAAAACTGGAGGATTGCCCATGGGAAAAATGCGGAAACCCACACAATTTCTCCTCATAAATTAGTTGAGATAGCTCAAAGAAACGGCTCGGTAGGTATAGCTTATACCTATAATGAGCCTTCCATATGGTATGAATTTGTATACGAAACATCTCAAATAGCAAAAAGTGAAGGGCTTGTCAATGTATTGGTGACAAATGGTTTCATATCAAAACAGCCTTTAAAAAGTTTGCTCCCTTACATAGACGCAATGAATATTGATGTTAAGTCATTTACCGATACATATTACAATAAATACTGCAAGGCAGAACTTAAACCTGTGCTTGAAACTGTAGAGATCTCAGCATTGAGTACCCATATAGAGATAACTACCTTGATAGTCGACGGGCTAAATGATCAATATAATGAAATAGACAGCCTTACTTCATGGTTAGCATCGATAAATAAAAGCATACCTTTTCATCTTTCAAGATATTTTCCTAACTATAAGATGGAAAGAGAGGCTACCCCAGTGGATACATTGGTGAAGCTTAAACAAAAGGCGCAGGAGAGATTGGATCATGTTTATTTGGGAAATATTTGGGGACATGATAACAATACTTATTGCCCTGGATGTAACAACTTATTGATAGATAGAAATTATCAAGGAAGAGTAAAGTATATAGATAATGGAAAATGTGAAGGATGCGGGACTGCTATTTACGGAATATTTTAG